One genomic region from Xenopus laevis strain J_2021 chromosome 2L, Xenopus_laevis_v10.1, whole genome shotgun sequence encodes:
- the LOC121399839 gene encoding protein kinase C delta type-like, giving the protein MNITITNGLPCQYVRNPGFQHFSIYNQGFKFSGRCIHGGIWGRHIGVGVPSPVPLCCLILRSPALCLLMGLLIYAMYRLFVIQGTNGVFFLGGSAAKKLCVDISRPVPLDIKNYRFYSELGKGGFGRVMLASFTPKKQLVAVKIMQKSPDKNNFNIMMKEARVLSVARGSTFLCHSYAAFQSELESFFVLEYASGKSLMQMILRKGNLPMARIMFYTAEMVVALQFLHSKGIIHRDLKPDNVLVDRYGHIKICDFGLAAENIFDQTRTNGVIGTPGYRAPEVLSKAEYNAGMDWWSFGITMYQMATGSLPFSPTGSILRQFFAIKKNTPYYPYYMSKEMLDLLPKLLEMDENQRIGVNGNIREHAFYSTVKWEELENRRVKTPFQPGMPSADDFTEIPLSFSSQIRNEETNLADFSHVDPSWSWQE; this is encoded by the exons ATGAACATCACTATCACTAATGGTCTGCCGTGTCAATATGTCAGAAACCCAGGCTTCCAGCATTTCTCAATATATAATCAAGGGTTTAAGTTTTCTGGGAGATGTATTCATGGGGGCAtctgggggaggcacataggtgtaGGTGTCCCCTCTCCAGTCCCCTTGTGCTGCCTCATATTAAGGAGCCCTGCCTTGTGCTTGCTGATGGGTTTATTAATATATGCTATGTACAGGTTATTTGTAATACAAGGTACTAATGGAGTTTTTTTCCTAGGTGGAAGCGCAGCGAAGAAACTCTGTGTGGATATCAGCAGACCTGTCCCCCTGGATATTAAGAACTACAGGTTTTATTCAGAGCTGGGAAAAGGAGGCTTTGGCCGG GTGATGTTGGCTTCGTTTACACCGAAGAAGCAACTGGTAGCAGTAAAGATCATGCAGAAAAGTCCAGACAAGAACAACTTCAACATCATGATGAAGGAGGCCCGAGTGCTGTCGGTCGCTAGAGGAAGCACATTTTTATGTCATTCCTACGCAGCTTTTCAATCAGAG CTGGAATCCTTCTTCGTCCTGGAGTATGCCAGCGGGAAATCTTTAATGCAAATGATTCTTCGCAAAGGAAATCTGCCAATGGCAAGAATCAT gttCTACACAGCGGAGATGGTGGTTGCTCTCCAGTTCCTGCACTCTAAGGGCATCATTCATCG TGACCTGAAACCTGACAACGTGTTGGTGGACAGATACGGCCATATCAAGATCTGTGACTTTGGCCTCGCCGCAGAGAACATCTTCGACCAGACAAGAACCAACGGAGTAATAGGAACCCCTGGATACCGCGCACCAGAG GTTCTATCAAAGGCAGAGTATAACGCAGGCATGGATTGGTGGTCTTTTGGGATTACCATGTACCAAATGGCCACGGGCAGCTTGCCATTTTCACCTACAGGCAGTATTTTAAGGCAATTCTTTGCAATAAAGAAGAATACGCCGTATTACCCATATTATATGAGCAAGGAAATGCTGGACCTCCTGCCAAAG ctTTTGGAGATGGATGAGAATCAGCGGATCGGTGTCAACGGAAACATCAGGGAGCACGCTTTCTACAGCACAGTGAAGTGGGAAGAGCTGGAGAACCGGAGAGTGAAGACCCCTTTCCAGCCAGGAATG CCATCAGCAGATGACTTCACTGAAATCCCGCTGTCATTCTCCTCTCAAATTCGGAACGAGGAAACCAACTTGGCAGATTTCTCCCACGTGGATCCCAGCTGGAGTTGGCAGGAGTAA
- the LOC121399833 gene encoding LOW QUALITY PROTEIN: protein ABHD15-like (The sequence of the model RefSeq protein was modified relative to this genomic sequence to represent the inferred CDS: substituted 1 base at 1 genomic stop codon), with amino-acid sequence MVILLGVLSRYMFLTKRQAENRNRDDEEEDVFGDFWESHPEGTQLIYKPSALANWLLRDLQRQSLLQSTDWWMRKWPHIQTIIQNLLPADKILELARDHLQLADGGIVALDWVVGPRGISGTRRGTNTAGSPPLLFIIPNPFGKLTKNTEQFXLRALEKGFYPVIFNRRGQNGCPLVTVKLQAFGEPADLKEAVSYVRFRHPSSLLFLISEGLGSGLLLSYLGECGSSSYITAASCISPVFRCQEWFETGLPWLYDCLLLLYQKFHLSRYSTALADVFPMERVLKSSSLQELHQVLFCQCKGENISWDEYWEHNDPLRDVDEVAVPVMCICSTDDPIRGPAEKTLPIELFRTNPYFFLSLTHYGGHCGFLTKSDVSWSHKVTLDYFSSITEFFQIEEKASVLPRGRSSVTINRRRRGTLQRRDRSVTDLHEMFSWKRSYTR; translated from the exons ATGGTGATCCTGCTTGGTGTACTTTCCAGGTATATGTTTTTAACTaagaggcaggcagagaacagaAATAGAGATGATGAAGAGGAGGATGTTTTTGGAGACTTCTGGGAGTCCCATCCTGAGGGTACACAGCTGATCTACAAACCCTCTGCTCTTGCTAACTGGTTGCTGAGAGATCTTCAACGTCAGTCATTGCTACAATCAACGGATTGGTGGATGAGGAAATGGCCTCATATTCAGACAATTATTCAGAACTTGCTCCCGGCTGACAAGATATTGGAGTTGGCCCGGGATCATCTGCAGCTGGCTGATGGTGGAATAGTTGCCTTGGACTGGGTAGTTGGACCAAGAGGTATTTCAGGAACTAGAAGAGGCACCAATACAGCCGGAAGCCCACCGTTGCTCTTTATCATTCCAAACCCATTTGGAAAGTTGACAAAAAACACTGAGCAATTTTGACTTCGGGCATTAGAAAAAGGCTTTTACCCAGTAATTTTTAATAGGAGAGGGCAGAATGGCTGCCCCTTGGTTACAGTGAAGCTCCAAGCTTTTGGGGAGCCAGCAGATCTGAAAGAGGCTGTGAGTTATGTACGTTTTAGGCACCCATCCTCCTTGTTGTTTCTGATCAGTGAAGGGTTAGGATCAGGACTTCTGCTTTCCTACCTGGGGGAATGTGGATCCTCCAGCTACATCACAGCGGCCTCATGCATTTCTCCAGTCTTTCGTTGCCAGGAATGGTTTGAGACTGGGCTACCATGGCTGTATGACTGCCTCCTGCTTCTCTATCAGAAATTCCATCTCAGTAG ATATTCCACAGCCCTGGCAGATGTTTTCCCCATGGAGAGAGTTTTGAAGAGCAGTTCATTACAGGAGCTCCACCAAGTACTATTTTGCCAGTGCAAAGGTGAAAACATTAGCTGGGATGAATATTGGGAACACAATGACCCCCTGCGGGACGTGGATGAAGTTGCTGTGCCTGTCATGTGCATCTGTAGCACAGATGATCCCATTCGAGGACCTGCTGAGAAGACGCTTCCCATTGAGCTTTTCAGGAcaaacccatatttttttttgtcgctgACGCATTATGGAGGACACTGTGGTTTTCTTACAAAGTCAGATGTATCGTGGAGCCACAAGGTTACTTTAGACTATTTTAGCTCTATAACAGAGTTCTTTCAGATAGAAGAGAAAGCAAGTGTCCTGCCTAGAGGTCGCAGTTCTGTCACGATAAACCGGCGAAGAAGAGGAACGCTGCAAAGGCGCGATAGGTCTGTCACTGATCTACATGAAATGTTTAGTTGGAAAAGGTCCTATACCAGGTGA